The Paenibacillus uliginis N3/975 genome has a window encoding:
- a CDS encoding arsenate reductase family protein, which yields MSQLIVYQYPKCSTCRNAVKWLQNEGHDLTLRHIKDEPPTPEELAELIDKSGFELKKFFNTSGEVYKQMSLKDKLPSMPVEEQIKLLSSNGMLIKRPIVSDGTRVTVGFKEELFKDAWKAL from the coding sequence ATGAGTCAATTGATCGTATATCAATATCCCAAGTGCAGCACATGCAGAAATGCGGTGAAATGGCTGCAAAATGAAGGACATGACCTCACACTCCGGCATATTAAAGACGAGCCACCTACACCAGAGGAACTGGCTGAATTAATTGATAAAAGTGGTTTCGAGCTAAAGAAATTTTTCAACACGAGCGGTGAGGTATACAAGCAAATGTCTTTAAAGGACAAGCTTCCAAGTATGCCTGTAGAGGAACAGATTAAGCTGCTGTCATCCAATGGAATGCTTATTAAGCGTCCAATCGTATCTGATGGAACGCGGGTGACCGTAGGGTTTAAAGAGGAACTGTTCAAGGATGCATGGAAGGCTTTGTAG
- a CDS encoding 5'-3' exonuclease, whose amino-acid sequence MLVDGMALLFRAYYATATSGYIRRTKAGVPTNAIYGFLRYLWDAIDTFQPTHVACCWDMAAKTFRSDQFAAYKGNRPEAPEDLIPQFSLIREVTDCLGIPNLGVEGFEADDCIGTLACRFGSDMNVMILSGDHDLLQLVDERTSVIIMKKGHGNYLVYTPETLYQEKGLSPRQVIDVKGLMGDTSDNYPGVRGIGEKTAMKLIQEYETIEGILANMDSLTKSVRGKIEADLEMLHLSRSLAAIHCEVPVDCDLDLCLLEIDDERVLSKLEELEMKSLSHLMGVALVP is encoded by the coding sequence ATGCTCGTCGACGGTATGGCCTTATTGTTCCGAGCTTACTATGCTACGGCTACTAGTGGTTATATCCGCCGAACCAAGGCAGGGGTTCCTACAAATGCTATTTACGGATTCCTTCGCTATTTGTGGGACGCTATTGACACATTTCAACCAACACACGTGGCCTGCTGCTGGGATATGGCTGCAAAAACGTTCCGCAGCGACCAGTTTGCAGCTTATAAAGGCAATCGGCCTGAAGCGCCAGAGGATCTGATTCCCCAGTTCTCCCTTATTCGTGAAGTCACAGATTGCCTTGGCATTCCGAACCTTGGCGTTGAGGGCTTTGAGGCCGATGACTGTATCGGAACACTGGCTTGTCGTTTCGGCAGTGATATGAATGTTATGATATTATCAGGCGACCATGATCTGCTTCAGCTTGTAGATGAACGGACTTCGGTCATCATTATGAAAAAAGGACACGGCAATTATTTGGTATACACTCCGGAGACGCTGTACCAGGAAAAAGGGCTTTCCCCACGTCAGGTTATTGATGTCAAAGGTCTAATGGGCGATACGAGTGATAACTATCCGGGTGTGCGTGGAATCGGTGAGAAAACGGCCATGAAGCTGATTCAGGAATACGAAACAATCGAAGGTATACTCGCAAATATGGATTCTCTTACGAAGAGTGTTCGGGGCAAAATTGAAGCGGATCTTGAAATGCTGCACCTATCTAGATCTCTCGCAGCTATTCATTGTGAAGTACCTGTGGATTGCGATCTGGACTTGTGCCTTCTTGAGATAGACGATGAGCGTGTCCTGTCCAAGCTTGAGGAGCTTGAGATGAAGAGCTTAAGTCATCTGATGGGAGTGGCACTGGTGCCATGA
- a CDS encoding ROK family protein: MILGAIEAGGTKFVCGIGKEDGTVIERTSFPTTTPEETMAQVFSFFADKGVEAIGAGFFGPIDPVKGSPTYGSITTTPKPHWSNFNVVKALEERFNVPIGFDTDVNGAALGEHTWGAAQGLNSCLYITIGTGVGAGAVVDGKLIHGLSHPEMGHIIVRRHPDDKYEGTCPYHSDCLEGLAAGPSLGRRWGVAGAELTPDHPAWEMEAYYLAQALMNYVLILSPERIVMGGGVMKQQQLFPLIHKKLQEMLAGYVSHPSLNQDIAQFIVPPQLGDNAGLCGALALAKLAVDEASK; this comes from the coding sequence ATGATACTTGGAGCAATTGAAGCTGGCGGCACAAAATTTGTATGCGGAATCGGTAAGGAGGATGGTACGGTTATCGAACGTACGAGCTTCCCGACCACAACGCCGGAAGAAACGATGGCGCAAGTGTTTTCGTTTTTTGCAGACAAAGGGGTGGAAGCCATCGGTGCAGGCTTTTTTGGACCGATCGATCCGGTAAAAGGAAGCCCTACATATGGCTCTATAACAACAACGCCGAAGCCGCACTGGAGCAATTTCAATGTGGTGAAAGCGCTGGAGGAGCGTTTCAACGTACCGATCGGTTTTGATACGGACGTAAATGGTGCAGCGCTTGGAGAACATACCTGGGGAGCGGCTCAAGGTCTTAACAGCTGTTTGTACATCACGATTGGAACCGGTGTTGGTGCCGGAGCAGTTGTGGATGGAAAGCTGATTCATGGTTTATCTCACCCTGAAATGGGTCATATCATTGTACGCCGTCATCCAGATGACAAGTACGAAGGTACTTGCCCTTATCACAGTGATTGCCTGGAAGGTCTGGCTGCAGGCCCATCCCTTGGAAGACGCTGGGGGGTTGCAGGAGCTGAGCTGACACCGGATCATCCGGCTTGGGAGATGGAAGCTTATTATCTTGCACAGGCATTGATGAACTATGTGCTGATCCTTTCACCTGAAAGAATTGTGATGGGCGGAGGGGTTATGAAGCAGCAGCAACTGTTCCCACTGATCCATAAGAAGTTGCAGGAAATGCTGGCGGGCTACGTTTCGCATCCAAGCCTGAACCAGGACATTGCCCAGTTTATCGTACCACCGCAGTTGGGTGACAACGCAGGTCTGTGTGGTGCATTGGCACTGGCCAAGCTGGCTGTAGACGAGGCTTCGAAGTAA
- a CDS encoding response regulator transcription factor, which yields MFKIMLIEDDMTLFKEIKERLSQWSYEVHGIHDFSNVVHEFTAIKPDLVIIDIQLPKFDGFHWCRMIRSHSNVPIIFLSSRDHPTDMVMSMQLGADDFVQKPFHFDVLIAKIQAILRRVYNYNTERIELRSWRGATVEYVKNTVTNDKGSIELTKNEMFILKVLIERKNQIVSREDIIKSLWDNEHFVSDNTLTVNVNRLRKKLENIALDPFIETKVGQGYMATEEANSYG from the coding sequence TTGTTTAAAATTATGTTAATTGAGGATGACATGACCTTATTTAAGGAGATTAAAGAAAGGCTATCACAGTGGTCTTATGAAGTGCATGGAATCCATGATTTTAGCAATGTCGTGCATGAGTTTACCGCGATTAAGCCGGATCTAGTTATCATAGATATCCAACTGCCGAAATTTGATGGCTTTCATTGGTGCCGAATGATTCGTTCCCATTCCAACGTTCCGATTATATTTTTATCGTCACGAGATCATCCTACCGATATGGTTATGTCTATGCAGCTAGGCGCTGATGATTTTGTTCAGAAACCATTTCACTTTGACGTACTAATCGCGAAGATTCAAGCCATTCTTCGCCGCGTATATAATTATAATACCGAACGAATCGAACTCAGATCCTGGCGAGGTGCAACGGTGGAATACGTGAAAAATACCGTGACTAATGATAAGGGTTCCATTGAACTGACAAAAAATGAAATGTTTATACTGAAGGTGCTTATTGAGCGGAAGAATCAAATTGTCAGCCGGGAAGATATTATTAAAAGCTTGTGGGATAATGAGCATTTTGTGAGTGATAATACGTTAACCGTCAACGTTAACCGCTTGCGCAAAAAGCTGGAGAATATCGCGCTCGACCCTTTCATTGAAACAAAGGTTGGACAAGGGTATATGGCTACGGAAGAGGCGAACTCGTATGGTTAA
- a CDS encoding sensor histidine kinase: MVKKYVVERRSWIMLFLFLQLLILFVAFVDSSIPFMSILYIVFLSTLIFTGFFLIRYHNETKFYKSIEVWDQSNGFSALAEAESPFEKIVEESVIAQNELYRNELSQRLIEVEQEKDELLSWIHEVKTPLTTMQLMIERSNDETLKGQLMYEWLRIHLLLDQQLHQKRIPFIKNDLYIEQAALEPVIFKEIKELKIWCMQKGIGFDVTLQVAEVLTDAKWLGFIIRQLLTNAVKYSEISDIIIESDYDDDGQAKLVIKDFGRGIDPKDLPRIFDKGFTSTTQHQDSAATGMGLYLSQKVADSLSIRIDVSSELGVGTTFTLTFPKKNEFVSITSM, translated from the coding sequence ATGGTTAAGAAATATGTTGTGGAGAGACGAAGCTGGATAATGCTTTTCTTGTTTCTACAGCTGCTTATTCTCTTCGTTGCCTTCGTTGATTCTTCAATCCCCTTTATGTCTATCCTATATATAGTGTTTTTGTCCACACTTATTTTCACAGGTTTTTTCCTTATAAGGTATCATAATGAAACCAAATTTTATAAAAGTATTGAAGTATGGGATCAATCGAATGGGTTCTCGGCGCTTGCAGAAGCAGAGAGCCCTTTTGAAAAAATTGTGGAAGAGAGCGTTATTGCTCAGAACGAGCTATACCGAAACGAACTTTCCCAGCGCCTGATCGAAGTGGAGCAGGAGAAAGACGAATTGTTGTCCTGGATTCATGAAGTAAAAACTCCTCTCACAACGATGCAGCTAATGATTGAACGCTCTAATGATGAAACTTTAAAAGGACAATTGATGTATGAGTGGCTGCGTATTCACCTGCTGCTTGATCAGCAGCTGCACCAAAAGCGCATACCTTTTATTAAAAATGATTTGTATATAGAGCAAGCTGCATTAGAGCCAGTCATTTTCAAAGAAATTAAAGAACTGAAAATTTGGTGTATGCAAAAAGGAATAGGCTTCGATGTTACCCTTCAGGTCGCCGAAGTGCTGACGGATGCCAAATGGCTTGGTTTTATAATCAGGCAGCTGTTAACGAACGCTGTTAAATACAGCGAAATCTCCGACATTATCATTGAAAGTGATTATGACGACGACGGTCAAGCCAAGCTTGTGATCAAGGATTTTGGCCGTGGAATTGATCCGAAAGATCTGCCTCGCATATTCGATAAAGGTTTTACATCAACAACCCAGCATCAAGATAGTGCTGCGACCGGAATGGGTCTATATTTATCACAAAAGGTGGCTGACTCTTTATCCATCCGTATAGATGTGTCCTCGGAGCTTGGGGTTGGTACAACATTTACGTTAACGTTTCCCAAAAAAAATGAATTTGTGAGTATCACAAGCATGTGA
- a CDS encoding ABC transporter ATP-binding protein — translation MVILESNKIYKSYGNKLNKQEVLKGIDISVDKGEFVSIMGASGSGKTTLLNVLSSIDKVSQGTIKIEGKEFTGMKEKQLAEFRKHHLGFIFQEYNLLDTLTVKENVLLPLSIKNVSKKDADQKFKTVATELGIFELKDKYPNEISGGQKQRTSAARAFIHEPSIIFADEPTGALDSKSASDLLNKLSQLNQKLAATIIMVTHDPVAASYCSRVIFIKDGQIYTQLNKGEESRQAFFNDIIKTQGVLGGVQNEH, via the coding sequence TTGGTAATATTAGAATCTAATAAAATTTATAAAAGTTATGGCAACAAGCTTAATAAGCAAGAAGTGTTGAAAGGCATCGATATTAGCGTAGACAAAGGCGAGTTCGTGAGTATTATGGGGGCATCCGGATCAGGTAAAACGACGCTGCTTAATGTACTTTCGTCCATTGATAAAGTGAGCCAGGGAACCATTAAAATCGAGGGAAAAGAATTTACAGGAATGAAAGAAAAGCAGCTGGCTGAATTTAGAAAGCACCATTTGGGCTTTATCTTTCAGGAATATAACCTGCTAGACACTCTGACTGTTAAAGAGAACGTGCTGCTGCCGTTATCCATCAAAAACGTATCCAAAAAAGATGCTGACCAAAAATTTAAAACGGTGGCAACGGAGCTTGGTATTTTTGAACTGAAGGACAAGTATCCCAATGAAATATCAGGGGGGCAGAAGCAGCGGACATCCGCAGCCCGTGCCTTTATTCATGAACCAAGCATTATTTTTGCGGATGAGCCGACAGGCGCGCTGGACTCCAAATCAGCTTCCGATTTATTGAATAAGCTGAGCCAATTAAATCAGAAACTCGCGGCAACCATTATTATGGTTACCCATGATCCGGTTGCTGCCAGCTACTGCAGCAGAGTTATTTTTATTAAAGATGGACAGATTTACACACAACTGAACAAAGGTGAGGAGTCAAGACAAGCCTTTTTCAATGATATTATAAAAACACAAGGTGTTCTGGGTGGTGTTCAAAATGAGCATTAA
- a CDS encoding ABC transporter permease, which yields MSINSLIFRNLKKNIKNYFLYVFALIFSVALYFAFVTLQYDPAMEELKGSMKGAAALKAASVLLVAIVAIFLLYANNIFIKRRSKEIGLFQLIGMTKGEIFKILTLENLMLYFGSMLIGIFAGFSVSRLILMVLFKVTDVKSEATLRFSTEALIQTVIVFAVVYILIMIMNYTFIKRQSILSLFRAVSTTQEKVKKMSMFEMLMGLAGIGLILYGYYLSTDMFSGKLTQMNELFMTMILILGSVIIGTYLFYKGSVSFIFNMIRKSKDGYLSLNEVLSLSSIMFRMKSNALLLTVITTVSALAIGLLSLSYISYYSAEKSAEQSVPNDFVVTSPEHKKQFTEALSAQNIVYDEIQRNVLHVNVDVSQLGSKLEGKDAESMVLAVVSEKQVEGMDLTPKETLFTGTNDTVDKFVGLKESGNIILHGKTSSIEQKLIGTSKEAILSWYFNSGGLPTAIVDDSVYQKLVQDMDPKLQKEYSDYFGIDIKDETKIEQANEIFYELNFDGEAMSQSDLSTTQKANMGLIMFVVGFLGLTFLITSGCILYFKQMDEAEEERGNYTILRKLGFTQGNLLRGIQVKQLFNFGIPLIIGLSHGYFAVQSGWFFFGTELWTPMIIVMLLYTALYSIFGLLSVLFYKKVIKEAL from the coding sequence ATGAGCATTAACTCTCTCATCTTCCGAAATCTGAAAAAGAACATAAAAAATTATTTTCTCTATGTGTTTGCCCTGATTTTTAGTGTGGCGCTGTACTTTGCCTTTGTCACTTTGCAGTATGATCCGGCGATGGAAGAATTGAAAGGATCGATGAAAGGCGCTGCAGCTTTAAAAGCTGCCTCGGTCCTGCTCGTTGCGATTGTTGCGATTTTTCTTCTGTATGCAAACAACATTTTCATCAAACGCAGAAGTAAAGAAATTGGGCTGTTTCAATTAATCGGGATGACCAAAGGGGAAATATTCAAGATTCTCACTTTGGAGAACTTAATGCTCTATTTCGGATCCATGCTGATCGGTATTTTTGCAGGATTCTCGGTTTCCCGGCTCATTCTTATGGTTTTGTTCAAAGTAACAGATGTAAAGTCAGAAGCTACTCTAAGGTTTTCAACGGAAGCGTTAATCCAAACGGTTATTGTGTTTGCCGTGGTTTACATTCTCATCATGATCATGAATTATACGTTCATTAAAAGACAGAGCATTTTATCCTTGTTCCGTGCCGTTTCGACCACTCAGGAAAAAGTGAAAAAAATGTCCATGTTCGAGATGTTGATGGGGCTGGCAGGAATCGGGTTAATCCTTTATGGTTACTATCTATCGACGGATATGTTCAGCGGTAAACTAACACAAATGAATGAATTGTTTATGACGATGATTTTGATTTTGGGTTCGGTTATTATCGGGACATATTTGTTCTACAAAGGCTCAGTCAGCTTCATTTTTAATATGATTCGTAAAAGCAAGGACGGGTATTTGTCACTGAATGAGGTGCTGTCTCTCTCATCCATCATGTTCCGCATGAAGTCGAATGCTTTATTGCTAACGGTTATAACAACGGTTTCCGCTCTGGCGATTGGATTGCTGTCACTGAGTTATATTTCCTACTATTCGGCCGAAAAATCAGCGGAACAAAGCGTGCCTAACGATTTCGTTGTCACTAGCCCCGAACACAAAAAACAATTTACAGAAGCATTGTCAGCTCAAAATATTGTTTACGATGAGATTCAGAGAAACGTTTTACATGTGAATGTAGATGTATCTCAATTAGGCTCTAAGCTAGAGGGAAAGGACGCCGAAAGCATGGTCCTTGCCGTGGTAAGTGAAAAACAGGTAGAGGGAATGGACCTAACTCCGAAGGAGACACTTTTTACTGGTACTAATGATACAGTTGATAAGTTTGTTGGATTAAAAGAATCAGGAAACATTATTTTACATGGAAAGACCAGCTCGATTGAGCAAAAATTAATAGGAACCAGTAAGGAAGCGATACTGTCATGGTATTTTAACAGTGGCGGATTGCCTACGGCGATTGTGGATGATTCGGTCTATCAAAAGCTGGTTCAGGATATGGACCCTAAGCTCCAGAAAGAATATTCCGATTATTTCGGTATTGATATTAAGGATGAAACGAAGATTGAGCAAGCAAACGAGATTTTTTACGAATTGAATTTTGACGGAGAAGCGATGTCGCAGAGTGATCTCAGCACTACGCAGAAAGCTAATATGGGACTGATCATGTTTGTTGTCGGGTTCTTAGGCCTTACGTTCCTCATTACATCCGGATGTATTCTTTACTTTAAGCAAATGGATGAAGCCGAAGAGGAGAGAGGTAATTACACGATCTTAAGAAAGCTTGGATTTACGCAAGGAAATTTACTGCGGGGTATTCAAGTGAAACAGCTTTTTAATTTTGGTATTCCTCTCATCATCGGATTATCCCATGGCTATTTTGCTGTCCAATCCGGGTGGTTCTTTTTCGGGACAGAGCTGTGGACACCAATGATCATCGTTATGCTGTTGTATACGGCATTGTACTCTATCTTTGGGTTGTTATCCGTGCTCTTTTACAAAAAAGTTATTAAAGAGGCCCTGTAA
- a CDS encoding DUF3055 domain-containing protein has product MTGESQQLDFLSDSTESTSTRFVTFIGPSLKRFDLAVTTTNYFYGKKLVTDLQFGRTAILAADDLEQEGYLERTFSLERDQAEDLREFLTLVLGDAHFTD; this is encoded by the coding sequence ATGACCGGGGAATCGCAGCAGCTTGATTTTTTATCCGATAGTACTGAGTCCACATCTACCCGTTTCGTCACGTTCATCGGCCCATCACTCAAACGTTTCGATCTGGCCGTTACGACCACGAACTATTTCTATGGGAAGAAGTTAGTTACCGACCTGCAGTTCGGAAGAACTGCCATTTTGGCTGCCGATGATCTAGAGCAGGAAGGGTACCTCGAGCGCACGTTTAGTCTGGAACGGGATCAGGCAGAAGATTTGCGTGAATTTCTGACACTGGTGCTGGGAGATGCTCATTTTACTGATTAA
- a CDS encoding HRDC domain-containing protein, translating into MQIVFMNQMSRNDGASDENSAQVWIGEEEGMWRLGWRDIEPDGHAQDDDWYEGSSWQELLCVYRHRLTMKLSEGYRPVIEGIFHEPEDSKGKNHAALKLQCYSELYGSEELYTELCAWRRRKAAAGRKAPYFIASNRVLRLISAFTPQTEEELLQLPGIGSNKAAEHGADWIEMTSKLERITAFPLDWVFRQLKEEEFLSWLYKQKEHKYKQELENYRMSRTMLMGIAEGLTLDQLSQNTGMSRRDLVEHLEGLEKEGYDTELLIRMELESMPDTEQSAIWKAFEELGDTFLKPVMQRVYGQEPAAEGGMEQRYERLRLIRIRFRRQHFEKRDAV; encoded by the coding sequence GTGCAGATTGTTTTTATGAATCAGATGTCTAGAAATGATGGGGCGAGTGATGAGAACAGCGCACAAGTGTGGATTGGGGAGGAGGAAGGAATGTGGCGATTGGGCTGGCGAGATATCGAGCCAGATGGACATGCGCAGGATGATGATTGGTATGAGGGAAGCTCATGGCAGGAGCTGTTGTGTGTGTACCGTCACCGCCTTACCATGAAACTAAGTGAAGGTTACCGGCCGGTGATCGAAGGAATATTTCATGAGCCGGAAGATTCCAAAGGGAAGAATCACGCGGCCCTGAAGCTCCAATGCTACAGTGAGCTGTACGGATCGGAGGAGCTGTATACAGAGCTGTGTGCCTGGCGCCGAAGGAAAGCGGCCGCTGGACGTAAAGCCCCTTATTTTATAGCGAGTAACCGTGTGCTTCGCCTCATTAGCGCCTTTACGCCTCAGACAGAGGAAGAGCTGCTTCAGCTGCCGGGGATCGGGTCAAATAAGGCTGCTGAGCATGGTGCCGACTGGATAGAAATGACATCCAAGTTGGAAAGAATTACAGCGTTTCCGCTAGATTGGGTATTTCGTCAGCTGAAGGAGGAGGAGTTTTTGTCTTGGCTCTATAAGCAGAAAGAGCATAAGTATAAACAGGAACTGGAGAACTATCGTATGAGCCGGACGATGCTGATGGGCATAGCGGAAGGCTTGACACTGGATCAACTGAGTCAGAATACGGGAATGTCGCGCAGAGATTTGGTCGAACATTTGGAAGGGCTAGAGAAGGAAGGATACGATACTGAACTTCTTATCCGTATGGAGCTTGAGAGCATGCCGGATACGGAACAATCGGCCATCTGGAAAGCTTTTGAGGAACTGGGAGACACTTTTCTTAAACCAGTAATGCAGCGTGTATATGGTCAGGAACCAGCAGCGGAGGGCGGTATGGAGCAGCGGTACGAGCGTCTTCGCCTAATCCGGATCCGGTTCCGTCGGCAGCATTTTGAGAAGCGCGACGCCGTGTAG
- the corA gene encoding magnesium/cobalt transporter CorA encodes MKIRLVNSGVFTPIDDIKTTLTAPTDGFYWIDADVEDLAELQPLFSLHDLAVEDSQSEEEQRPKIEIYENHYFIVVNSIRFDDEEIFLRALNIFLGRHFIITVTKQKIHELRAVKPLLWEDEANSPDRFLYILIDLVTDNYFTVGDRIEARIDQLEEDILMHTKKSHLNEIIGLRSEILWLKKVLGPQKEVINTLNKKDLRLIDDQLQKYFSDIYENAVKISETFETYRDLMSNLREAYQSSIANRANEIMRVFTAMTTIFMPLTVITGIYGMNFDNMPELHWKYSYFAVLGLMIFLGSGMYYLFRKKEWL; translated from the coding sequence ATGAAAATCCGGTTGGTGAATTCGGGTGTTTTTACCCCCATCGACGACATTAAAACGACACTTACAGCCCCTACTGACGGGTTTTACTGGATCGATGCCGATGTGGAAGACTTGGCGGAACTCCAGCCCCTATTCTCTCTGCACGACCTGGCAGTTGAAGACTCCCAGAGTGAAGAAGAGCAGCGCCCAAAGATTGAAATATACGAAAACCACTATTTTATCGTAGTAAACAGCATCCGCTTTGACGATGAGGAGATTTTCCTCCGGGCCCTGAACATTTTTCTGGGAAGACATTTTATCATTACTGTAACCAAGCAGAAAATTCATGAACTCCGGGCTGTGAAGCCCCTTCTGTGGGAAGATGAAGCAAACTCACCGGACCGGTTCCTATACATTTTGATTGACCTGGTCACAGACAACTACTTTACGGTTGGTGACCGGATTGAGGCACGCATCGATCAGCTTGAAGAAGACATATTGATGCATACCAAGAAATCACATTTGAATGAAATTATCGGTTTGCGAAGCGAGATTTTGTGGCTGAAAAAAGTACTTGGACCCCAGAAGGAAGTCATCAACACGCTGAACAAAAAAGACCTGCGCCTGATCGATGATCAACTACAAAAGTACTTCAGCGATATTTACGAGAATGCTGTGAAAATATCCGAGACGTTTGAAACCTACCGCGATCTGATGAGTAACCTTCGAGAAGCTTATCAGTCCAGTATTGCGAACCGGGCGAACGAAATTATGAGAGTTTTTACTGCCATGACCACCATCTTCATGCCGCTTACCGTAATTACTGGAATATACGGCATGAACTTTGACAATATGCCTGAATTACATTGGAAGTATTCGTACTTTGCCGTTCTCGGACTTATGATCTTTCTCGGGTCAGGCATGTACTATCTGTTCCGTAAAAAAGAATGGTTATGA
- the metA gene encoding homoserine O-acetyltransferase MetA — translation MPIKIPDTLPAKEILAGENIFVMDESHAFHQDIRPLRIAILNLMPTKETTETQLLRLIGNSPLQVDVVLLHPGSHTSKNTPAEHLESFYKTFEEVKHRRFDGMIITGAPVEQLHFEEVNYWNELTEIFEWSKRNVTSTLHICWASQAGLYYHYGVPKYSLSEKCFGVFSHTVNEPTVKLLRGFDEVFYAPHSRHTEVRREDVEQSVQLEILSESEEAGIYLVASKDGRQVFVTGHSEYDSDSLRWEYERDAAKGLDVALPRHYYPKDDPNIKPPSVWRAHANLLFSNWLNYYVYQETPYDIGPQI, via the coding sequence ATGCCGATCAAAATTCCAGACACACTGCCTGCAAAGGAAATTCTTGCTGGGGAGAACATTTTTGTAATGGATGAAAGCCATGCGTTTCATCAAGATATCCGCCCGCTGCGGATTGCCATTCTGAATTTGATGCCGACCAAGGAAACGACGGAGACACAGCTGCTTCGCCTGATCGGTAATTCACCGCTTCAGGTGGATGTTGTCCTACTTCATCCGGGATCTCATACTTCTAAAAATACCCCGGCAGAGCATTTGGAGTCGTTCTATAAAACATTTGAGGAAGTAAAGCATCGCCGCTTTGACGGCATGATCATTACGGGTGCGCCTGTCGAGCAGCTTCATTTTGAAGAAGTGAACTATTGGAATGAGCTCACCGAAATTTTTGAATGGAGTAAGAGGAATGTAACCTCGACCCTTCACATATGTTGGGCTTCCCAGGCGGGTCTTTACTATCATTATGGTGTACCGAAATACAGTCTTTCCGAAAAATGCTTCGGTGTGTTCTCCCACACCGTAAACGAACCGACGGTAAAACTTCTTCGGGGCTTTGATGAGGTGTTCTATGCCCCTCATTCCAGGCATACCGAAGTGCGCCGGGAAGATGTCGAGCAGTCGGTTCAACTTGAAATTTTGTCTGAATCCGAGGAGGCTGGCATTTATCTGGTAGCCTCAAAGGACGGTAGACAAGTGTTTGTAACAGGGCACTCGGAGTATGATTCTGATTCGCTTCGGTGGGAATATGAACGGGATGCTGCGAAAGGATTGGACGTTGCACTTCCACGCCATTATTACCCGAAGGATGACCCGAATATAAAACCGCCGTCCGTTTGGAGAGCCCATGCGAATTTATTATTCTCTAATTGGCTGAATTACTATGTATATCAAGAAACGCCTTATGATATTGGACCGCAAATCTAG